The stretch of DNA GCCCCCGAAAGCCCCCCGGCTTCATCGGCGTGCGCAAGTCCGGCAACCCCGTCTCGACCGAGCGTCGTATTGGTCGCAATGATCGCGTCCATTCCCGCTTGAAAAACCGCCTCACCAACGAGTGCGATCTCTTCATCGGTCATGTCGGGCGCAATCTTGATGGCGAGCGGCACACGCTTGCCATGCAGCACCTCGAGGTCCTCACGACGTTGGCCGATAGCATCGAGCAGCTGCTTGAGCGAATCACCGAACTGCAGGCTACGAAGCCCCGGTGTGTTAGGCGAGCTGACATTCACTGTGACGTAACTCGCCTGATGGTAGACCTTGTCCAGACACAGCAGATAGTCGTCCTGCGCACGCTCGACCGGCGTATCGAAATTTTTGCCGATATTGATGCCCAGAATGCCCTTGAAACGGGCTGCGTCGACACGCTCCAGCAGGGCGTCAACGCCATGGTTGTTGAAACCCATACGGTTAATGATGGCTTCGGCTTCCGGTAGACGGAAGATCCGCGGTTTGGGATTACCAGGCTGCGGTCTCGGCGTGACAGTGCCCACTTCGACAAAACCAAACCCCAACTGGGACATCCCGCAAATCGCCTCGCCGTTCTTGTCCAGTCCTGCCGCCAGTCCGACCGGGTTGGGAAAGTCCAACCCCATCACTCGCACCGGGAAATGAGCCGGTGCCTTGGACAGCACGGCGTTCAACCCCAGACGGCCGCCGGCGCCGATCAGATCGATCGACAACTCATGGGAAGTCTCAGGGGTAAATTTGAACAGCAACTGGCGGGCCAGGTTATACATACGCAGCCTAGATCCTGGAAAGTGTGGCGCGGGAGTATAGCAGGCGCGCTGGCTCCAAGCGGGCCGTACGCGGGACTACGGCCCTGAAAGCGGGAACGGGCTAATCGAGCCGGCGTAATCTAACCAACTTGCCCTCAGGGGCGAATTCCATTTCGAATGAACCAAACACACCTGCCGTTGTCAGAAAGGGTCGCAGATGATGTGCCGGCAGGCTGACAGTGCGGCCTTCCCGGCTCTTGATCAGGATACGATTCGCGCGTCCCTGGTACACCGCCAGCAGTTTTTCGGCGGGTAGCGCAATATCCAGCACGAGGCTTGGCATGGAGGCTCCTCAATGATCAACGCAGCGATTTTGCCATATTGGTACGCGGTCGGTGTCGCTAGACAGCGACCAAGATCTCTCATCTTCCAACAAAAGCGCAGCAAACACGGTGCACAGCCTCGTTGGCTCTGCCACACTTCGGCCGTTGACCTACGCGTTCATCCACTATGATGAGCCTGCCCGAGCCGATGCCGCCTGTGACTTCCCGAATCGTTAGATTTGCCCAACGCCTTGGACTGACCGGCAAATCGCCGCGCCAGATCATTGAACACGCGAGCCAGATCAGATTGCCCTTCGCTCCGCTTTCCGAGCCGGCGGCGAGCATCTTCTGGCATGACGGCCCATGTCTACAGCGATTTGTCGACCTTCCCAGAAGCGCGCTTTCGGGACCGATTCAAGAAGACAAAGCCCGCGCTCGTGCGGCCTTGACCCGGCTGGTCCGTCAGGAACAGAGCACTCATGCAGCACTCGACCTGCGCCAGATAGATGGTCTCGGCGGGCAGAACGCCGATGGCAGGACCTATCCCACGTTCGAAGCGTTCGCGGCGACACCCGCCTGCCGCCAGCTCCGCGTCATCAGCTACAAGGATTTTGTGCGGACCCTCTCCATCGCCCTGCCCGACTACCAAGCGCAAGCACCGATTGAGCTTCGTCAAGCCAGCTGGCTCGGGGAGCGGATTTACTGGTCGGGCGAGCATCATGCCGAAGCCTTCGCCTGCGCCATTGCGTATGCGCGGCTGAGAGGGCTTGAGGTAAGCCTGCCATGCGAACTGATTGATTACCGTCTTGATGCGAGCGGATTGCACGCGCTGGATAATGACTATCATGCGGTCACCATGCCTGCGCAGGCCTGGAATAACCGAGTGTTCATGAGTCTGCTTCTCGACGCGAAGATTCCTTACGCGCGTCTGACACTGTTGCGCAACGCCGATAACTCCGAGTTGCTCCTGCTGGAAAAAAGGCAACCCGCCGCCAACGCTCTTGGCGAAGGTCTCAAGCTTGCCGGGGCACCGGATATGGTTCGTTATCTGCGCGATCTGCCACAAATTACCCGCTTCCGCCTTGGCAATCGCACGACACTGATCGACTGACACGCTGACCAGCAGCACCGTGTCGAAGGCAACCTGCCAACAGTCAGCGAAACACGGTGCGCCCGTAGTGGATAAAAAACGCCGATGCATAGCACCGGCGTTTGGCGTGTATTGAGCTACACGCCGCCAGAAAAATCTGGCGGCGTACGCACTAGCGTCGCGCTGTCTCCAACGCTAAATCCTGCAGTTCGCGGCCGGCTACTGCATACATTGCATAATCCACGCTGCTGGCACTCCGGAGCTCGACCAGCATCCGCCGCCAACGCTCGACCTGGTATTCGCGTTGCTCCAACCAGAGCTGAACCCGGGCATCGAGATCGTCAGGCGCGTCGCTCATCTGCAGCACTGATACCGTAATGGCGCGCTGCTGACTGTCCAGATCATCGCGAAAGCCCTCGCGCGCCAGCGCTTGCCAGTTGTTCTCGACCGGCAGCCCTGTGATCTGCTGCAGATACCACGGTAGCTCCAGTGCGCCCCCGACAGCGAAATAGGCCGCGGCGACATCCGCCGGCGGCTGACCGGTTTCGTCGGCCGCTTCCAGAATCGGAAGCAGCGTATACAGGTGATTGGTCCCGGCCACCATACGCGCCAACAACTCGGGCACACCGGCCTCGGTATACCGCTCGTACCGAGCCTGCCAGAGGTCGCGCGTTCCGCCTTGCAACAGCGCATCGAGCTTCAGCCCGAGTGCAGCCACACGCGGTCCGAAATGACCAACGTCACGCGCCGCATCCAGCTCGTTCCGGCGGTTGCGCAAGAACCAGCGGGTAGCCCGGCGACCCAACCGCATGAGCTCATCCATAAGGACGAGCTGAAGTTCGGCAGGCACCTTGTAGTCCAGCGCCTCGATCTGGCGGAACCAGTGAGGCAGATGGAAGATGTCACGCACGATCACATAGGCGCCCGCAACGTTCGCGGCGCTAAGCCCAGTCGCTTCTCTGAGCCGCTGTACAAAGGTCAGGCCCATGTTGTTGATCAGGTCATTGGCGATCTGCGTGCTGACGATTTCGCGCTTGAGGCGGTGTTGCAGCATTGCACCGCGATACTGCTCGGCCAGCAGTTGCGGGAACGCGCTTTCCATGTCTCGCGTGAGATAGGCATCGTCGGGCACGCGGGATTGCAGCAGCGCCTCCTTCAGCTCGATCTTGCTGTATGAGATAAGCACCGACAGCTCCGCGCGAGTGAGGCCCTTCCCCAGATTGGCGCGCTCGGCCAACGCTTCATCGCTGGGCAGAAACTCAAGGGCGCGATCCAG from Pseudomonas sp. DNDY-54 encodes:
- a CDS encoding quinone-dependent dihydroorotate dehydrogenase, translated to MYNLARQLLFKFTPETSHELSIDLIGAGGRLGLNAVLSKAPAHFPVRVMGLDFPNPVGLAAGLDKNGEAICGMSQLGFGFVEVGTVTPRPQPGNPKPRIFRLPEAEAIINRMGFNNHGVDALLERVDAARFKGILGINIGKNFDTPVERAQDDYLLCLDKVYHQASYVTVNVSSPNTPGLRSLQFGDSLKQLLDAIGQRREDLEVLHGKRVPLAIKIAPDMTDEEIALVGEAVFQAGMDAIIATNTTLGRDGVAGLAHADEAGGLSGAPVRDKSTHTVRVLAETLSGRLPIIAVGGITEGRHAAEKIEAGASLVQLYTGFIYRGPALIRQAVDAIAALQSRKEVNR
- a CDS encoding DUF2835 domain-containing protein translates to MPSLVLDIALPAEKLLAVYQGRANRILIKSREGRTVSLPAHHLRPFLTTAGVFGSFEMEFAPEGKLVRLRRLD
- a CDS encoding DUF6685 family protein, with translation MMSLPEPMPPVTSRIVRFAQRLGLTGKSPRQIIEHASQIRLPFAPLSEPAASIFWHDGPCLQRFVDLPRSALSGPIQEDKARARAALTRLVRQEQSTHAALDLRQIDGLGGQNADGRTYPTFEAFAATPACRQLRVISYKDFVRTLSIALPDYQAQAPIELRQASWLGERIYWSGEHHAEAFACAIAYARLRGLEVSLPCELIDYRLDASGLHALDNDYHAVTMPAQAWNNRVFMSLLLDAKIPYARLTLLRNADNSELLLLEKRQPAANALGEGLKLAGAPDMVRYLRDLPQITRFRLGNRTTLID